The proteins below are encoded in one region of Styela clava chromosome 4, kaStyClav1.hap1.2, whole genome shotgun sequence:
- the LOC144422203 gene encoding amyloid protein-binding protein 2-like, which produces MAAMDLDWIPQSLYCASLTTVAHHFAGWKYTISSLPLTLQFDVYNKLFEQSRLCQLGAELCNLVTFSRLLLVRNKRLALHQCFQAIRDHGVKISEILSESYSRRVDILLTNIKDKEECGRAVVLGFQLGRSLHC; this is translated from the exons ATGGCAGCGATGGACTTGGACTGGATTCCACAAAGTCTTTATTGTGCATCTTTAACTACTGTTGCACATCACTTCGCTGGATGGAAATATACAATTTCAAGTTTACCTCTCACATTACAATTTGATGTTTATAATAAG CTTTTTGAACAAAGTCGACTTTGTCAACTTGGTGCGGAATTATGtaatttggtgacattttcaaGATTATTACTCGTTCGAAACAAACGCCTTGCTCTTCATCAATGTTTCCAAGCAATCAGAGATCATGGAGTGAAG ATATCAGAAATCTTGAGTGAAAGCTATTCAAGACGAGTTGATATCCTGCTAACAAATATCAAAGACAAAGAAGAATGTGGTCGTGCTGTTGTTCTTGGATTTCAACTTGGTAGGTCCTTACATTGTTGA